Genomic segment of Tomitella fengzijianii:
CGTGCCCGTGCCGGTGTATTCGCTGGCCTCGTTCCACGAGTACGTCGAGCTGGGGCTCGATGTGCAGGAATCGGACGTGTTCTGGAACGCGGCGGATCCGGGCTGGGCCTACGGCCTCTACTACGGGATCCTCGGGCCGCTGGCCGTCGGGCGCCGCAGCCTGCTGCTGTCGTCGGGGTTCTCCCCGGAGCTGAGCGCCCGGGTGATCGAACACTTCGGCGTCACCAACTTCGCGGCCGCGCCCACCGTCTACCGGACCATGCGCGCCAAGTCCGACGTGCTGCCCGCAAGCCTGCCGCTGCGCCGCGCATCGTCCGCCGGCGAGCCGCTCACCCCCGAGGTCATCGAGTGGGCCCGGCAGATCTTCGGCATCCCGGTGCGCGACCACTACGGGCAGACCGAGCACGGAATGATGATCATCAACGGCTGGCACGAGTCGATCCGGCGCCCGCTGCGCGAAGGGTCCATGGGCCACGCGCTCCCCGGGTGGACCGGTGCCGTCCTCGCCGAGGACTCCACCGACGTGCTGCCCGCCGGCGAGGTGGGCCGCGTCGCCATCGACGTGCCCGCGAGCCCGCTGATGTGGTTCCGCAGCTACCACGACGCCCCGGAGAAGACGGCCGAACGCTTCGCCGACGACGGCCGCTGGTACCTCACCGGCGACGCCGGCCGCACCGACGACGAGGGCTACTTCTACTTCTCCTCGCGCGACGACGACGTCATCCTCATGGCCGGCTACCGCATCGGGCCTTTCGACGTGGAGAGCGTGCTGTCCACGCACCCCGCCGTCGCCGAGTCCGCGGTGATCGGGGTCCCGGACGAGCTGCGCGGCGAGGTCCTCGAGGCCTACGTGGTGCTCCGCGCCGGCGTCACCGGCGGCGAGGAGCTCACCGGCGAGCTGCAGGCGCACGTCAAGACGGGGTTCGCCGCGCACGCGTACCCGCGCGTCATCCACTTCGTCGACGAACTGCCGAAGACGCCGAGCGGCAAGATCCAGCGGTTCCTGCTGCGCAAGCAGCGCGCCACCGAGGTGCGCGGCGACTGACCGCATCCGGCATCGACGGCGCGTCCCGCCGATCATGCTTACGCTGGCGAACATGAGCATTCCCGCGATCGCACTCAATTCCGGAACGTCGATCCCGCAGCTGGGTCTGGGCGTCTGGCAGGCGTCCGACGAGGAGACCGAGCGCGCCGTCGGGGCGGCCCTGGACGCCGGGTACCGGCACATCGACACCGCGGCCGCCTACGGCAACGAAGCAGCAGTGGGCCGTGGGCTCGCCGCGTCGTCGGTGCCGCGCGAGGACGTCTTCGTCACCACTAAGCTGTGGAACGCCGACCACGGGCACGACCAGGCCCTCGCCGCCGTGGACGCGAGCCTGCAGCGCCTGGGCGTCGACTACGTGGACCTGTACCTGATCCACTGGCCGCTGCAGGACCGCGACCGGCTGCTGCGCACCTGGGACGCGATGGAGGAGATCGCCGAGTCGGGCCGCGCCAAAGCCGTCGGCGTGTGCAACTTCGAGCCGCACCACCTGCAGCTGCTCGTCGACCGCGGCGGCATGCTCCCCGCCGTCGACCAGGTGGAGCTCAACCCGCACCTGACGCAGAAGGATATCCGCGCCGAGGCGGCGAAACTCGGCATCGCCGTCGAATCCTGGAGTCCCCTGGGGGGCACCTCCCGCTCCGGGTGGGGGCCCGAATCCAAGCCGAACACCCTGCTCGGCGACGACACCATCGGCGCCATCGCGCAGGAGCACGGCGTCACCCCCGCGCAGGTGCTCATCCGCTGGCACCTGGACAACGGGCTGATAGTCATCCCCAAATCCGTGCACCCGGAGCGCATCGCCCAGAACTTCGACGTTTTCGGCTTCGCGCTCACCGCCGACGACATGACGCGGATCGCCGCACTCGACGACGGCACCCGGCTGGGCCTGCACCCGGACGAGATGAACCTCGGCGCCCCCTGAGCCCGTGCGGGTGGCGAGTCGGGCGCGGGGCCGGGCCGCGCGTCGCTTAGGATGCGTCGAGTGACTCAGCTCGACCCGGATGTCGAACGGGCGAAGACGGCCGGCGCGACCACGCCGGTCCCCGCAGCGCGCGGCGCCGTCCCCGACGGCACAGCGCCCGATGACGCTGGCGCTGCCGTCGCGCGCGACCCCGACGCCGTCGCGCCGGACTCCGAACGACAGCGCAAACTGGTCCGCATCCGCCGCAGCTGCTACGCCGCGTGGGCCGTGGTCGTGGTGCTGTGGCTGACGTTCTTCGGGTTCCCCTTCGACCGCAACCGCCTGCTGATCCTCATCTGCCTGGGGCTGCTCACCGTCAGCATCGGCCGCCGGCCGCTGCTGGGCGTCATCCGCGACTGGCTGCCGTTCGCACTGCTGCTGGCCGCCTACGACCTCAGCCGGTACCTGGCCATCATCATCGGGCTGCCCACCCACTGGCACCTGGCCGTGGACGTGGACAAGTGGATGTTCGGCGGCACCGTGCCCACCGTGTGGCTGCAAGAACAGCTCAAGACTGCGGACATCCCCTGGTGGGAGATCATCACCAGCACCGTCTACATGTCGTTCTTCCTCATCCCGTACGTGGTGGCCGCGTTCCTGTGGGTGCGCGACAGGGTGTCGTGGCGCAAGTACGTCATCCGGTTCGTCGCGATCTCCTTCGCGGCGCTGATCGGCTACATCTTCGTGCCCGCCGCACCGCCATGGGCCGCGGCGCGGTGCACCGCCGAGCAGGTTGTGGACGGCCCGTCAAACCCGGACTGCATGTTCAGCGACCCGGCCGACACCCCCGACGGCGGGCTGCTTGGCCCCATGACCACGCACCAGCCCGGGGCCGACCCGCACGTCGAGCGCATCTCCACGCGCGGCTGGGACGCCACCCACCTGATGGCCGCCCGCAAGGTGGTCGAATCCGGGCAGAAGAACTCCAACATGGTGGCGGCGATCCCCTCGCTGCACGCGGGCCTCACCGCGCTCATCGCCATGTTCATGTGGCCGCGCGTGCGCAAACGCTGGCGGCTCATCTGGGCGGCCTACGCGCTGACCATGGCGTTCGCCCTGGTCTACACCGCCGAGCACTACGTGTTCGACATCCTCATCGGCTGGGCGCTGGCCGTGGCGGTGCTGCGGCTCTGCCCGCCGGTGGACCGGTGGTGGGACCGCACCGCGCCGAAGGTGTCCGCGCGGTTCAGTGCATGGCGCACGCGGCGGGCACGGGCGGGCGCGCCGGTCGAAGGGGCCGGCGCTGTGGACGCGGCTGCCGCGGGTGCCGATGCGGGCGGGGCCGGCGCACGTGACGCCTGAAGTTGGAACTGCACCGCACCGCTCCGCGACCTGGGAGTATCGGCACGGAAACAGTGCCCGCCCGATCAGGAGGACCCGGTGACCGAAGAGCAGACCACGGCGGACGTGCCCGCGAACGCGAAGCGGGTGCGGGAGGAGGACGTGTTCGACGTGGACGCGGTGACGCGGTGGCTGGGCGCGACCGCGGGGATCACCGGCACCCCCGAGGTGCGCCAGTTCGCGGGCGGCGCATCCAACCTCACCTACCTGCTGCGCTATCCGGACCGTGACCTGGTGCTGCGCCGACCGCCGGCGGGGGCGAAGCCGGCGTCGGGCCATGACATGCACCGCGAGTTCCGGATCCAGCAGCTGCTCGCACCCGCGTTTCCGCACGTGCCGGCGATGGTGGGACTGTGCACCGACCCGGCGGTTCTGGGCAGCGACTTCTACGTGATGGAGCGCGTGCACGGCACGATCCTGCGGGGCGACGCCGAGGTCTCGCTCACCCCCGCGCAGACCGGCACCCTGTGCACCCGGATGGTGGACCTGCTGGTGGAGCTGCACTCCGTCGACCCGGCCGCCACCGGCATCGACGAGTTCAGCCGCGGCCCCGGGTACGTCGCCCGCCAGGTGTCGGGCTGGACCCGCCGGTTCGCGAAGGCCCGCACCGACAACGTCCCCGACTTCGCCACGGTGACCGAGTGGCTGGACGCCCACCAGCCGGACGACGTGCGCCAGGCGGTGATCCACGGCGACTTCCGGCTGGACAACCTGCTGCTGGGGCCCGAGTCGGACACCGACCCGGCGCCGCTCCGCCCGGTGGCGGTGCTCGACTGGGAGCTGGCGACGGTGGGCGACCCGCTGATGGACCTGGGCGCCACGCTCGCCTACTGGGTGCAGGCCGACGACGAGCCGATGATGCGCCTGACCAAGCGCCAGCCCTCCGACCTGCCGGGCATGCTCACCCGCGAGCAGATCGTGCAGCGCTACCTCGACGCCACCGGGCTGCACACCGACAACTGGCGGTTCTACGAGGTGTACGGGCTGTTCCGGCTGGCTGTGATCGCGCAGCAGATCTACTTCCGCTACCACCACGGGCAGACCACCAACCCGGCTTTCCAGGACTTCTGGCAACTCGTGGCCTACCTGGAGCAGCGGTGCCGCCGGCTTATCGCGGAGTAGGAAGCGGTCGACGAGCAGGCGGCGTGGGCTGAGCGGCCTGCCCCGTGGCTCACTCGAAACCTCACTCCCCGTAGTGGTATCGGCACGCGGCGACGCGGATCTCGTCGCCGGTCATCTTGTACACCAACCGGTGCTCCAGGGTGATCCGCCGCGACCAGTAACCCTGGAATCCGTGTCTGAGCTGCTCGGGCTTCCCGATGCCCTCATTGCCGTTCCACTGGATATCGCGGATCAGCGCATTGATGCGCTTGAGCGTCTTGCGGTCCTGCGCCTGCCACCACAGGTAGTCATCCCACGCCGACTCGTCCCAGACCAGCCTCATTCGGCGAGATCCCGCTCGACCCCTTCTCCCGATTCGAGCCGCTCGATGGAGGCGAGGAGGCGACGCGCATTTTCTGGACTCTTGAGCAGGTACGCGGTCTCCTTGAGGGACTCGTACTCGTCGAGAGCCACCATCACCACCGGGTCGCGGCCCGCACGCGTGACGATGACCTCCTCGCGATCGTCGATGACGCTGTCAAGCGTCTCCGCGTACCGCGCCCGGGATTCCGAATAGGAGATCGTCCGCACTGCCCACCGCCTCGCCCGTCGCCGCTCCACACCGGAGCGCCATCACGTACAGGATATTGTACGCGAGATCGGCGTAGTGCGCCCTGCGCTTCCCTCGCCCGCCTCGGGCATCCCGGCAGGTCCTCACCTACCCGCGTTGGGTGGACTTTTGGCTGAAATTCCGAGCGTTTCCAGCCAAAAGTCCACCCAACGCCGGGGCGCTCGCGGCTACGAACCGCCAGCATCACCCGCTGCCCGCTCCCCCGGCCCCGGCAGCCGCAGCGGCAGCAGCGCCGCCAGCCCCGCGCCGATCACGATCAGCAGGCCGACGATGCCGGCCCGGTCCGCGCCGAACAGCCACGAGAACAGCCCGAACAGAGCCGGCGCCAGGAACGACACCGCGCGACCGGACGTGGCGTAGAGCCCGAACATCTGGCCCTCCCCGCCGGGCGGCGACAGCCGCGCCATCGCCGACCGCGCCGACGCCTGCGCCGGGCCGATGAACAGGCACAGCACCAGCCCGCACGCCCAGAACGCCACCGGCCCCGACGACGCGAGCAGCCCCACGCCCACCACCATCATCGCCGCCAGCGAGAACACGATCACCGGCTTGGCGCCCACCCGCTCCTCGCACTGGCCGCCTGCCACCGCACCGACGGCGGCGACGACGTTGGCGGCCACGCCGAACATGAGCACGTCCGACGACGAGACGCCGTACACCCCCACGCCCAGCACCGCGCCGAAGGTGAACACCCCCGCCAGCCCGTCGCGGAACAGCGCCGACGCGCCGAGGAACCCGAGCGTGCGCCGGTCCGTGCGCCACAGCCCGCGCAGGTCGGCGAACAGCGCCCGGTAGGCGCCGGCCACGTCCGCGAGCCGCCCCCGGACGCCGCGCCCGGGCGGCGTCGTCTCCGTCGCGGGCACCTCCGGGACCACCACGAACAGCGGCACCGCGAAGGCGACGAACCACACCGCGGCGAACAGCACCACCAGGCGGATGTTCATGCCGTCGGCGCTCGGCAGCCCCAGCAGCCCGCGGGTGTCCCCGTCGCCGGTGATGAAACCCGCGTACACGAGCAGCAGCAGCACGACGCCGCCCACGTAGCCCGCCGACCAGCCGATCCCGGACACCCGCCCCTGCGTCTCGGGCGTGGAGACCTGCCGCAGCATCGCGTAGTAGGGGACGTTGGCCAGCTCCGCCATCACCGACGCCGACGCCAGCAGCACCAGCCCCAGGAAGAAGTACGGCTCGGAATCGCGGACGAAGAACATCGCGACCATCAGCGTGATCGTGCACAGGGTGAGGACGGCGAGCGAGCGCTTGCGCCGTCCCCGCGCGTCGGCTCGCCCGCCCATGATCGGCGCCGTCACCGCCAGGACGAACCCGGCGACGCCCAGCCCCCACCCCAGCCAGGCGCTCGACGAGATGCCGCCCGGCGAGTCCTCCCCCACCTGGTCCGTGAGGTACACCGAGAACACGAACGTGAACACCACCGCGTTGAACGCCGCCGCGCCCGCGTCCCACGACGACCACGCGAGGACGGAGCGCCGCCCCGTCGGCGCCGCCCCGCGCGAGGTCCCCGTCATAGGTGCAGCCTATGGCGCGGCGGCGGTAGCGTGCGACCATGTCCGCCGCATACGCGCCCGGCACCCCGTGCTGGGTGGACACGATGAGTTCCGACTTCGACGGCGCCGTGCGCTTCTACTCCGGCCTGCTGGGGTGGGAGGCCGAGGTGGACGACTGCGACGCGGCCGCCGCGCGCTGCCGGGACCTCGGCGGCACCGGCGACCGTGCGTCCGCCGACTCGCCCCACGGCCGGCTCGCCGGGGTGCGCGACACCACGGGGGCCGCGTTCCACATCATCGCGCAGGGCGGCTGACCGGGCGGGCGCCCGCAGCCGCTACGCGCGTCCGGCCGGGTCCACCGCCTCGGATTCGCGCACGGGCGGCGGCGGGGTGCCGTCGCCGAAGGGCCGCCCGCCCAGTTCTTCACGCCCGTGCGGGGTGAGCCACACCGAGGTGTCGGGCCCCAGCGGCACGATCCCCGTGGGGTTCACGTCGCGGTGGACGATGTAGTAGTGCTGCTTGATCTGCCGGAAGTCGGTGGTGTCGCCGAAGCCGGGCGTCTGGAACAGGTCGCGCGCGTACGCCCACAGCACCGGCATCTCGGTGAGCTTGGTGCGGTTGCACTTGAAGTGCCCGTGGTAGACGGCGTCGAACCGGGCGAGCGTGGTGAACAGGCGCACGTCGGCCTCGGTGATGGTGTCGCCCATGAGGAACCGGCGCGTCGACAGCCGCTCGGACAGCTCGTCGAGCCGCGCGAACAGCGCCAGGAACGCCGCGTCGTACGCCTCCTGTGATCCGGCGAACCCCGCCTTGTACACCCCGTTGTTCACGTCGACGTGGATGGTCTGCATCAGCGCGTCCATCTCGTCGCGCATGCCCTCCGGGTAGAGCTCCGGCGCGCCGTCACGGTGCAGGGCCGTCCACTGCGTGGAGAAATCGAGCGTCATCTGCTTGAAGTCGTTGGTGACCACCTTGCCGCTGGACTCCTCGACGATCGCCGGCACCGTGATGCCGCGCGGGTAGTCGGGGTACCGCGCGAAGTACGCGTCCTGCAGGCGCGGGATCTTCAGCACCGGGTCGACGCCGCCCGGGTCCAAGTCGAAGGTCCAGCTGCGCTGGTCGTGGGTGGGTCCGCACAGCCCCAGCGACAGCGCGTCCTCGAGCCCCAGCAGCCGGCGGACGATCAGCGTGCGATTGGCCCACGGGCAGGCGCGCGCCGCGACGAGGCGGTAGCGCCCGGCCTCCACCGGCCAGCCGGATGCGCCGTCGGCGGTGATGCGGTCGCTGATGTAGTTCTCGTCGCGCGTGAAGGCCGCGCCCTCCTCCACGTACGTGCCCTGGCCCGCATCGCCTCGCTGGTCGTCGCCCATTGCGATCGCCTCCGTTCCTGTCCGTGGAGAGCCGTCGGCAAGCGGCTTCGACGCGCCGCCGCCTACGACACCGCCTTCAGCCTAGGCCGCGCGGTTAGGTTCGGGGGATGGACGCACACGAGTGGGACGATCGCTACAGCGCACAGGAACTCGTCTGGGGCGCTCCGCCCAACGAGGTGGTGGTGGAGCTGGCCACCGGCCTTCCGGCGGGCCGCGCCGTGGACCTCGGCTGCGGGGAGGGCCGCAACGCGCTGTGGCTGGCGACCCGCGGCTGGGCGGTCGAGGGCATCGACTTCTCCGGCGTGGCGCTGGACAAGGCCCGGCGCATCGCGGCGGCGGCCCCGGCTGCGGTGGCCGAGCGGCTGACCTGGACGGAGGCCGATCTCACCACCGCGGACCTGGGGACCGGCGTCGACCTGATGCTGGTCGGCTACATCCACCTGCCGTCGGATGAGCGTCCGCGACTGCTGCGGCGCACGCAGGACGCCCTGGCCCCGGGCGGCGCGCTGCTGGTGCTGGGGCACCACAGCCGCAACATCGACGAGGGCGTCGGCGGTCCGCAGGATCCGGACATCCTCTTCACTCCCGACGACATCACCGCGCTTCTCGACGAGGACATGCAGGTGGGCTTCGCACGCGAGCTGTTCCGTGAGACCTCCGGAGGCACCGCCATCGACACGCTGGTCTTCGCGCGCAAGCCGTGACCCGCGGAGGTCCGCATCCGGCACAGGTCCCATTGCCGGCTCAGCGCAGTGTTCTTTCGGTCACGAGTGCGCACATCGCCGGCCCAAGCTGCGCCGCCGTCATCCCCGTGGCCTGCCGGTTCGCCATTGACAACGCGCCTATACACCACAATCGCAATCTGAGCAATCCCTCATGTTTGCGCACCGGACGAAACGGAGTAGCCTGAGCAGTAAGTTACTCGTCGGTAGAGTGGATGTGCGCGGCTCACACCGGGCAGACCCGCCTACGGCGCCGAACCTCCGGCTCGACGTCGACGCGTAGCACCGACACCCGCATTCCGCAGGCGCACCGCCCGCGGAACGGCACTCCACAACTCGACAACGACGAACACCACCGCACGGCGCACCGCCACCGGGCACTATCGGATGGACCACCACCCGCCGGCCGGGGCGCCTGCCAGCCGAGTCAAGGCTTGTCACGAGGAAGCGAAGACATGGGCCATTTCAAGAGCAACACCCGCGATATCGAGTTCAACCTCTTCGAGGACCTGAAAGTCCAGGAGCCGATGTCCCAGGGCGCCTGGGGCGATCTCGACGAGGACACCGCGCGCACGATGATCTCCGAGGTCGCCAAGCTCGCCGAGGGCCCCCTCGGCGAGGCCTACGCGGACGCGGACCGCAACCCGCCCACCTTCGACCCCGCCACCCACGAGGTCACGCTGCCCGAGGGCTTCAAGAAGTCCTTCCGCACCATGTGGGACGCGGAGTACTACCGCATGGGCCTGCCGGAGGAGATCGGCGGCGTCCCCGCCCCCCGCGTGCTCGGGTGGAGCCTCAACGAGATGATGCTCGGCGCCCAGCCGGCCGCCTTCATGTACGCGGCGGGCCCGTCGTTCGCCGGCGTGCTGTTCGAGAACGGCACGGACGAGCAGAAGAAGTGGGCGGAGGCCTGCGTCGAGCGCGGCTGGGGCGCCACCATGGTGCTCACCGAGCCGGATGCCGGTTCCGACGTGGGCGCCGGCCGCACCAAGGCGATCAAGCAGGACGACGGCACCTGGCACATCGAGGGCGTCAAACGGTTCATCACCTCGGCCGACTCCGACGACCTGTTCGAGAACATCTTCCACCTGGTGCTCGCCCGGCCCGAGGGCGCCGGCCCCGGCACCAAGGGCCTGAGCCTGTTCTTCGTGCCCAAGTTCCACTTCGACTTCGACGGCAACGAGATGGGCGAGCGCAACGGCGTGTTCGTCACCGGCGTCGAGCACAAGATGGGCCTGAAGGCCTCCGCCACCTGCGAGGTCACCTTCGGCGGGCACGACGTCCCGGCCGTGGGCTGGCTGGTCGGCGAGGTCCACAACGGCATCGCCCAGATGTTCGACGTGATCGAGCACGCCCGCATGATGGTGGGCACCAAGGCCATCGGCACGCTGTCCACCGGGTACCTCAACGCCCTCGAGTACGCCAAGGAGCGAGTCCAGGGCTCCGACCTGACCCAGATGACCGACAAGTCCGCGCCGCGCGTGACCATCACGCACCACCCGGACGTGCGTCGGGCCCTGATGATGCAGAAGGCCTACGCGGAGGGCATGCGGTCCGTCTACCTGTACACGGCCGCCCACCAGGACGAGGCGATGGCCGAGTTCACCTCGGGCGCCGACGCCCAGACCGCCCACCGCGTGAACGACCTGCTGCTGCCCATCGTCAAGGGCGTGGGCTCGGAGCGCGCCTACCAGTACCTGACCGACAGCCTGCAGACGCTCGGCGGGTCGGGGTTCCTGCAGGACTACCCGCTCGAGCAGTACATCCGCGACGCCAAGATCGACTCGCTCTACGAGGGCACCACCGCGATCCAGGCGCAGGACTTCTTCTTCCGCAAGATCGCGCGCGACCGCGGCGCGGCCCTCGCCCACGTGGCCGGCCAGATCAAGGCGTTCATCGACTCCCCGGACGCCGACGGCCGCCTCAAGGGCGAGCGCGTGCAGCTTGCCACCGCGATGGAGGACGTGCAGGGCATGGTCACCACCATGACCGGCTGGCTCATGGGCGCCCAGGAGCAGCCCGCCGAGCTGTACAAGGTGGGCCTGGCGTCGGTGCGGTTCCTGATGTCCTTCGGCGACCTGCTCGTGGGCTGGCGGCTGCTGCACCAGGCGGAGGTCGCCCTCGCCGCCCTCGACGGCGACGCGGCCGACAAGGACCGCGCGTTCTACGAGGGCAAGGTGGGCGTCGCCCAGTTCTTCGCGCGCAACGTGCTGCCGGAGCTCACGGCCAACCGCAAGATCGTCGAGAACACCGACGGCGAGGTCATGGAGCTCGACGAGGCCGCATTCTGAGCCACTGACCCGATAGTCCCCCGCGGCCCGGCGACCTCGTCGCCGGGCCGCGTTCGGGTCCGGCGCACGCCGAGCGAACCGGCGGGCCGGCCGGTATCTTCACGCCCGACGCCCCACCCACGTGATCGAAAGGACGCCGGCGTGTCCGCCGAACAGCCCGATACCGCCGACACCACCGAAATCCCCGAAGCCCCCGCCAGGCCCGTCGCCATCGCCGCGGACGGACTGCACGCCACGGGGCCCGACGGACCGGTGTTCGGCCCCGTCGACCTCCGCATCGCCGAGGGCGGGCTGCACATCCTGCAGAGCCCCTCCGGCTCGGGGCGCACCGCGCTGTTGCTGGCGCTGGCCGGACGATTCAAGGTGGATGCCGGGACCCTGACGGTGCTCGGCGCGCGCCGCCCGTCGGAGATCCGCCGATCCACGGCCCTCGCCGGTTTCCGCGACATCGACGAGATCGACGATGCGGTGCGGGTGCGCGCGGTGGTCCGCGAACAGCTGGCCTGGAACTCCCCCTGGTACCGGCCCGCCCCGCGCTTCGACGACGGCGCCTATTCGCGCCTGACGCTGCCCGTGTTCGGGGAGCTGGCGCCGCCCTCGCCCGCCGCCTACATCCAGGACCTCGGCGAGCTCGAGCTGCTGCTGCTCCGGATCGCCCTGGCCCTGTCCGCTTCCGACGCGCGGGTGCTCCTGGTGGACGACCTCGAGCAGGTCCGCGACCTCGGCGAACAGGCCGTGCTGGCGCGCAGGCTGGCCGCCGTCGGCGAACACCGCACCGTCGTCGCCTCCGCCATCAACCCGCTGCCCCATCCCGCACCGCCGCACACCCTCCACGTGCCGGACGCCGTCGCGCCCGCACCCCGGCAGAAAGGCGCCTGATCCATGCTCGCCGGATTCGCGATCGGCACCGAGCTCAAGCGCTTCGGCAAGGGCCGGATGCCCAAGGTGGCGCTGGTCGCCATCGTCTTCATGCCGCTGCTCTACGGCGCCCTGTACCTGTGGGCTTTCTGGAACCCGTTCGGCGAGGTCGCCAAACTGCCGGTGGCCCTGGTCAACAGCGACCGGGGCGCGGTGGTCCAGGGGCAGCCGCTCAACGCGGGCCAGGAGGTCGCCGACGAACTGCTCCGGCGCGAGGACCTGGACTGGCGGCAGGTCTCGCCGCAGGCGGCCCGGCAGGGCGTGGAGGACGGCGACTACTACTTCGCCGTCGAGCTGCCGGAGGACTTCAGCGCGGCGGTGGGCTCGCCGATGTCCGCCGATCCGCACCAGGCGCAGATCGACGTGCTCTTCAACGACGCCAACAACTACCTCGGCACGATCATCGGCCAGAACGCCATGCACCAGCTGCAACTGGCGGTGAGCCAGAACATCAGCGGCCAGGCCGTGGACAAGGTCCTCGTCGGGCTGCAGTCCGCCGGTGAAGGGCTCACGCAGGCCGCCGACGGGGCGCAACGACTGGCCGACGGGGCCGCGCAGCTCGATGACGGCGCCGGCGAGCTCGATGACGGCGCGCACACGCTGTCCGACGGCATCGACACCGCGTACTCGGGTTCCGGGGAGCTGTCCACCGGCGCGCAGACCCTCTCCGAGGGCATCGACACCGCCGCCGGCGGGGTCCAGGCGCTCACCGGCGGGCTCGGCCGGCTCAGCGCCGGCACCGAGCAGCTCGGGGCGGGGGCCGGCCAGATCAGCGCCGGCGTGGACCAGGTGGTGGGCATGCTCGACCCCCTCGGTCAGGCGCAGACCGACGCGGCGCGGTCCGTGGCACAGGTGGCGGACATGCTCCGCGCCAACCCGGACCCCG
This window contains:
- a CDS encoding AMP-binding protein, whose translation is MADASAPHTPVLDPGADLAAYVDGLIATYSGPDVSAAHLLCDRHDPDAVAFTVIDAELGSVDITFGELRSRSEQGAAALAELGVGPGDAVATLMGKSADLVHTLVAIWRLGAVHVPLFTAFAWPAIELRMTGSAAKVVVTDPGQRDKIEDSGGAAVIVADGGTGTVARDGDLALSTLVDAQQPGRPAAVTGSDAPLVMIFTSGTTGRPKGVPVPVYSLASFHEYVELGLDVQESDVFWNAADPGWAYGLYYGILGPLAVGRRSLLLSSGFSPELSARVIEHFGVTNFAAAPTVYRTMRAKSDVLPASLPLRRASSAGEPLTPEVIEWARQIFGIPVRDHYGQTEHGMMIINGWHESIRRPLREGSMGHALPGWTGAVLAEDSTDVLPAGEVGRVAIDVPASPLMWFRSYHDAPEKTAERFADDGRWYLTGDAGRTDDEGYFYFSSRDDDVILMAGYRIGPFDVESVLSTHPAVAESAVIGVPDELRGEVLEAYVVLRAGVTGGEELTGELQAHVKTGFAAHAYPRVIHFVDELPKTPSGKIQRFLLRKQRATEVRGD
- a CDS encoding aldo/keto reductase, with amino-acid sequence MSIPAIALNSGTSIPQLGLGVWQASDEETERAVGAALDAGYRHIDTAAAYGNEAAVGRGLAASSVPREDVFVTTKLWNADHGHDQALAAVDASLQRLGVDYVDLYLIHWPLQDRDRLLRTWDAMEEIAESGRAKAVGVCNFEPHHLQLLVDRGGMLPAVDQVELNPHLTQKDIRAEAAKLGIAVESWSPLGGTSRSGWGPESKPNTLLGDDTIGAIAQEHGVTPAQVLIRWHLDNGLIVIPKSVHPERIAQNFDVFGFALTADDMTRIAALDDGTRLGLHPDEMNLGAP
- a CDS encoding phosphatase PAP2 family protein, with amino-acid sequence MTQLDPDVERAKTAGATTPVPAARGAVPDGTAPDDAGAAVARDPDAVAPDSERQRKLVRIRRSCYAAWAVVVVLWLTFFGFPFDRNRLLILICLGLLTVSIGRRPLLGVIRDWLPFALLLAAYDLSRYLAIIIGLPTHWHLAVDVDKWMFGGTVPTVWLQEQLKTADIPWWEIITSTVYMSFFLIPYVVAAFLWVRDRVSWRKYVIRFVAISFAALIGYIFVPAAPPWAAARCTAEQVVDGPSNPDCMFSDPADTPDGGLLGPMTTHQPGADPHVERISTRGWDATHLMAARKVVESGQKNSNMVAAIPSLHAGLTALIAMFMWPRVRKRWRLIWAAYALTMAFALVYTAEHYVFDILIGWALAVAVLRLCPPVDRWWDRTAPKVSARFSAWRTRRARAGAPVEGAGAVDAAAAGADAGGAGARDA
- a CDS encoding phosphotransferase family protein, translated to MTEEQTTADVPANAKRVREEDVFDVDAVTRWLGATAGITGTPEVRQFAGGASNLTYLLRYPDRDLVLRRPPAGAKPASGHDMHREFRIQQLLAPAFPHVPAMVGLCTDPAVLGSDFYVMERVHGTILRGDAEVSLTPAQTGTLCTRMVDLLVELHSVDPAATGIDEFSRGPGYVARQVSGWTRRFAKARTDNVPDFATVTEWLDAHQPDDVRQAVIHGDFRLDNLLLGPESDTDPAPLRPVAVLDWELATVGDPLMDLGATLAYWVQADDEPMMRLTKRQPSDLPGMLTREQIVQRYLDATGLHTDNWRFYEVYGLFRLAVIAQQIYFRYHHGQTTNPAFQDFWQLVAYLEQRCRRLIAE
- a CDS encoding Txe/YoeB family addiction module toxin, coding for MRLVWDESAWDDYLWWQAQDRKTLKRINALIRDIQWNGNEGIGKPEQLRHGFQGYWSRRITLEHRLVYKMTGDEIRVAACRYHYGE
- a CDS encoding type II toxin-antitoxin system Phd/YefM family antitoxin yields the protein MRTISYSESRARYAETLDSVIDDREEVIVTRAGRDPVVMVALDEYESLKETAYLLKSPENARRLLASIERLESGEGVERDLAE
- a CDS encoding MFS transporter, which codes for MTGTSRGAAPTGRRSVLAWSSWDAGAAAFNAVVFTFVFSVYLTDQVGEDSPGGISSSAWLGWGLGVAGFVLAVTAPIMGGRADARGRRKRSLAVLTLCTITLMVAMFFVRDSEPYFFLGLVLLASASVMAELANVPYYAMLRQVSTPETQGRVSGIGWSAGYVGGVVLLLLVYAGFITGDGDTRGLLGLPSADGMNIRLVVLFAAVWFVAFAVPLFVVVPEVPATETTPPGRGVRGRLADVAGAYRALFADLRGLWRTDRRTLGFLGASALFRDGLAGVFTFGAVLGVGVYGVSSSDVLMFGVAANVVAAVGAVAGGQCEERVGAKPVIVFSLAAMMVVGVGLLASSGPVAFWACGLVLCLFIGPAQASARSAMARLSPPGGEGQMFGLYATSGRAVSFLAPALFGLFSWLFGADRAGIVGLLIVIGAGLAALLPLRLPGPGERAAGDAGGS
- a CDS encoding VOC family protein, which encodes MSAAYAPGTPCWVDTMSSDFDGAVRFYSGLLGWEAEVDDCDAAAARCRDLGGTGDRASADSPHGRLAGVRDTTGAAFHIIAQGG
- a CDS encoding glutathione S-transferase family protein, with protein sequence MGDDQRGDAGQGTYVEEGAAFTRDENYISDRITADGASGWPVEAGRYRLVAARACPWANRTLIVRRLLGLEDALSLGLCGPTHDQRSWTFDLDPGGVDPVLKIPRLQDAYFARYPDYPRGITVPAIVEESSGKVVTNDFKQMTLDFSTQWTALHRDGAPELYPEGMRDEMDALMQTIHVDVNNGVYKAGFAGSQEAYDAAFLALFARLDELSERLSTRRFLMGDTITEADVRLFTTLARFDAVYHGHFKCNRTKLTEMPVLWAYARDLFQTPGFGDTTDFRQIKQHYYIVHRDVNPTGIVPLGPDTSVWLTPHGREELGGRPFGDGTPPPPVRESEAVDPAGRA